Within the Nerophis ophidion isolate RoL-2023_Sa linkage group LG01, RoL_Noph_v1.0, whole genome shotgun sequence genome, the region aacaaaaatacagcctattatacagcattattcacatgttaatataaATCCAGtattatacagtttttttcaaatgtgaatattataaatacagactattatacattattcacatgtgaatattagaaatacagtcttatacatcattattcacatgtgaataatataaatacagtctattatacagcattattcacatgtaaataatataaatacagtctattatacagcattattcacatgtgaataacataaatacagtccattatacagcattattcaaatgtgaataatataaatacagtattatacagtttttttcagatgtgaatattataaatacagactattatacagcattattcacatgtgaataatgctgtatatttttaTAGAACTAAAAAATTACTTCGGAAAGTTTTTACCGGGCCTGTTATCTGTGCTGTAATCCTCTGGCCTggtagtggccaaggcatgggtaacttacacatctgtgaaggcaccattaatgctgaatggtccatacaggttttggaacaacatatgttgtcatccaagcaacgttatcatggacgcccctgcttatttcagcagggcAACGCCaaggcacattcagcacgtgttacaacagtgtggctttgtaaaaaaaaaagtaaaagagtgcgggtactttcctggcccgcctgcagtccagacctgtctcccatggaaaatgtgtggtgcattatgaagcgtaaaataggacagcggagaccccagactgttgaaggactgaagctctacataaaacaagaatgggaaagaattccactttcaaagcttcaacaattagtttcctcagttcccaaacatttattgagtgttgttaaaagaaaaggtgatgtaacacagtggtgaacatgccctttcccaactactttggcacgtgttgcagccatgaaattctaagttatttgccaaaaacaaaaataaagtttataagtttgaacatcaaatatgttgtctttgtagcatattcaactgaatatgggttgaaaaggatttgttatatttacatctaacacaatttcccaactcatatggaaactgggtttgtacatttgttgtatatatatatacaatgcatTTAAGTGGGggccacaagtgtgtgtgtgtgtgtgtgtgtagtgagtTAAGCAACATTGTGATAAGATCAAGTTCCTTTTTGGGGTTTGATCTGTGAGCAGaaaacatcatcatcatcgtcgtcTTCATTATCGGCAACTAGGTCCAACAAGGTGGGTCAAATATTTCTTATCTCCTCTTTGGAACTTTCAACAAAtaacacatttgtgtgtgtgtgtgtgtgtgtgcagatggCTGATGTACGCTGGCGGTTGTTGGCACTTATTGTGGTTGTCACGGCAACAAAGACTCAGGCCATCCACCAGGACCAGCTCACCACAATTGTTAGAGACGTCCTCGACAGGTACTTTACTTTATGTTTGTTTGCCATACTTGTGTGTGATGATTGTTTGTTAGTGATACTTTATTGGTTGTGATAGTTGtttgtttattatatgtgtgtgtgatgattgtttGTTCGTGatttttcttccatccatccattttctaccgcttattcccttttggggtcgcggggggcgctggcacctatctcagccacaatcgggcggaaggcggggtacaccctggacaagtcgccacctcatcgcagggccaacacagatagacagacaacattcacacactagggaccatttagtgttgccaatcaacctatccccaggtgcatgtctttggaagtgggagggagcccacgcagtcacggggagaacatgcaaactccacacagaaagatcctcagcctggatttgaacccaggactgcaggaccttcgtattgtgaggcagacgcactaacccctctgccaccgtgaagcccgtgattTTTCTTTGTGATACTTATTTGTTTTCAAAAGTTGTTTGTTTGTGATAGTTTGTTCATGATAGTTTTTTTGTTGGTGATGTTTGTTTGTGATAGTTGTTCTTTTTTTGTGTCCCCACACCTGCAGGCTTCATGTGGATCGGTGAGTCCATGGCAAGCACACTATTGGTGATGGAGCTAAGGTCACAtggttaatgtgtgtgtgtgtgtgtgtgtggttaggGGGGTCTCTGGTGAGAAGTTGCCCATGTTCAGTCTGGCGGTGAGTGTCCCCCCGGGTCCTAACGGCGGATATGACGTGAATGCCATCCCTGACCCGGGTGACAAGATCAGGAAGGATCTCTTGAGTTGCCGCGTCTACGAGGACGAGCACGTGTTGTTCGCCACCGCCCTGAACGACAAGTGCCCCAACTGGGTAGAAAATGTGCCAGAGGAGCACGCCGAGTACCGCGTCCTGAGCGGCTTTAAGGCGTGGGCGGCTAACAGGAAAAAGACGGGTCTGATGCTCTTCTACGTCTTGGCCTCGCCTGACATGAGCCAGCAGGGCATCCTCACGCTGGTAGAAGACATCAAGGCGTGGCCCCAGCACGCCCTGGTCTTCTCCAAAGTCTACCAGCCTCCAGGCAAACTGCCCCTCGAGGTCAGTGAACTCACAGGCGCGCTCGACAACCTGGGACGCCATCTCGGCGGCCTGGGGAACATCTTCCGCTGCGACACGGGGGAGCAGTGTGTCAGCTGCTCCGGCGGGGGGGGGCAGGTCACACCTTACTGCTACCAAACTGGGCATGGCCAGGGCACCCAGGGAATGCAGGgcgggagaaggagaagaagcccCCAGGAGAGCCTGGAGGTGGAACCTGACGTCTGCGGCGTCGACCCGCTGGGCCACGGATGCGCCGAGCAGCCGGAGTCGGCCGAAGGTCCCACGCCAACCAAACTTCCTACGCCAACCAAAGGTCCCGGAAGGAAACTGAAGCGTGGGCGTGgccagaagaagaagaacaaaggAGGCAGCACCAAGCGTGGGCGTGGccagaagaaaacaaaaaaaagaggcGGCACCAAGCGTGGGCGTGGccagaagaaaacaaacaaaagaggcgGGACCAAGCGTGGGCGTGGCCAGAAGAAGACAAACAAAAGAGGCAAGACCCGATCTTCCAAGGGGCGGCGCCGAGGTTGACAGCGACCAATTGGGCGAGCTGGAAAAAAAAGTCTTTTGACGATTAGCTTTGCTTccatgctaacgctagcatgctaacacaatCGACAATGTAAACGTCTGATTTTGCACAGCATTAAAAAAGCTTTTAGCACACAATTTCTCTGatctttatttggaaaaaagcaACAACATGCAGTAtttttcagatgtgaataatataaacacagtattattcacatgtgaataatgctgtatatatttatagaaCTAAAAAATTACTTCGGAAAAATTTTAACGTCCCTGCTATCTGTGATGTAATCCTCTGGCCCGGGGCAGATCGAAGTTTGCATACGtcttaagatggcaccaagtatctaAAACCACGATGTTTCGTTTTAATAGCATAAGATCGGGCGAAAAAtccagcataaaatgttagcacgttaaaattagcatgctaatatattgTAAGAGAAGTCGGCCCACTTCTAACATGGCGCCAGTTgtcaaaagtcgggatttttagGTCCATAAAAAAGAAATAGCAAACATGCTAGCagaaaaatattagcatgctgatgttagcatgtcaacatgGGACGAGTTGGCATAATTCTAAAATGGTATCTGAAGTcgtaatatttattatattttgttatattccaggaattcacattgtaggaattttaaataatttatttgtcaattatggtggaaaataagtatttggtctatAACAAAAATtctactcaatactttgtaatataacctttgttggcaataacagaggtcaaacaattactataggtctttaccaggtttgcacacaccgtagttggtattttggcccattcctttatgcagatcttctcgagagcactgatgttttggggctgttgccgagcaacacggactttcaactccctccaccataccatgcttcacagtaggtatggtgttcttgggatgcaactcagtattcttcttcctccaaacacgacgagttgagttgataccaataagttctattttggtttcctctgaccacatgacattctcccaatcctctgctgtatcatccatggcaaatttcagacgggcctggacatgcactggcttaagcagggggacacgtctggcactgccgGATTCgactccctgtcggcgtagtgtgttactgatggtaacctttgtcaCTTTGGtctcagctctctgcaggtcattcaccaggtccccccgtgtggttctgggattttttgctcattttgaccccacgggatgagatcttgcgtggagccccagatcgagggagattatcagtggtcttgtatgtctgaTAATTGTTccaacagttgatttttttcacaccaagctgcttgcctattgtagattcactcttcccagtctggtgcaggtctacaattcttttcctggtgtccttcgacagctccttggtcttggccataatggagtttggagtctgactgtttgaggctgcggacaggtgtcttttagacggataacgagttcaaacaggtgccattaatacaggtaacggagtggaggacagaagagcttcttaaagaagacgttgcaggtctgtgagagccagagatcttctttcttttcttagtttatttcgaacatgaatatatttacaacacaatattACCTCACATTTCCTCatgcccgaaaaggagtaggaagaagcaaagcttatttaatccaacccctttcccacgtcagagcgcccacaaatacatacatacatacatctactgaccctccttacagcaaaatatcaaaatgacatccgtgaataagcactacaacagttctgtaacatgcaGTTAACTAATCCAGTcgttaccaacatactgagatgaagaatatcttcttttcaataaggttgaaagtgtttctcatcattcttcttctttgttcttTCTAAGCACTATTcatttgaacatcctcttaaagTGAGTCGTATCAGTACAATGTTTCATCTCTTTATTtgatccattccatcatttaattccacatactgatatgctaaaggttttaagtgttgtacgtgcatacaaacctctaaggttatatttctcctctttagttgagaagaaatgttgtacattctttggcagcaggttataatttgctttgtacataattttagctgtttgcaattttatcaagtcatcgagctttaatatttttgactcaataaataaagggtttgtatgttctctatatccaacattatgtattattctaattgatcttttttttaacaaatgtagcccacatttgtagttgtttccccatatttctgcacaataactcagatatgtaaaaCCAgccagcagtagagaatataaagtgatttttggcccaggacgtattttgctttattcgttattgaaatattttttgccaccttatgttgtatgttttgtatatgagatttccagttgattttatcatctattaatactcccaacaatctggtttcttttaccctttcaatatctactccgtctatttgtattcgtgtctgatgctcttttctactgtctCCGAATAGCGTTATTTTAGTTTGACTGAGATTCAAAGGTAGTCTGTTTCTATCAAACCATTtgtttaatttgttcatttcttccgttattatttgttttatcttctgtgtgttctctcctaaacagaaagcagttgttgtcgtctgcaaataaaactaacttcaagtcctttgtaactttacaaatgtctttTATGTAGAGAtgaaacaatcttggtcccagtattgatccctggggtacaccacaagatatttccaaccgtgttgacatattttcacccatcttcacatattgtttcctgttagttaaatagcttcttacccagctcaagaccaaacctctgatgaCATATCcttctagtttttgtattaaaatatcacgattaattgtgtcaaatgcttttgttgaatccatgaatactgcggccgCACATTCCTTACCGTCTATTGCATTTgtcatttcctctgttattttgattaatgctattgctTTAagcttttactacttaggtataaaatactacacggcctagctccatcctatcttgccgattgtattgtaccatatgtcccggcaagaaatctgccttcaaaagactccggcttattagtgattcctaaagcccaaaaaaagtctgcgggctatagagcgtttggCTCTATAGCcagcagtactctggaatgccctcccagtaacagttcaagatgctacctcagtagaagcatttaagtctcaccttaaaactcatctgtatactctagcctttaaatagacgtcctttttagaccagttgatctgccgcttcttttctttttctcctatgtccccccctcccttgtggagggggtccggtccgatgaccatggataaagtactggctgtccagttgagacccaggatggaccgctcgcctgtgtatcggttggggacatctctatgctgctgatccccctccgcttgggatggtttcctgtggacgggactctcgctgctgtcttggatccgctttgaactgaactctcgcgactgtgttggagccactatggattgaactttcacagtatcatgttagacccgctcgacatccattgctttcggtcccctagggggggggggggggggggtttgcccacatctgaggtcctctccaaggtttctcatagtcagcattgtcaccggcgtcccactgggtgtgagttttccttgcccttttgtgggttcttccgaggatgtcgtagtcgtaatggtttgtacagtcctttgagacatttgtgatttagggctatataaataaacattgattgatgttgagatatttgctctaaatccaaattggttctccacgagcGTCCCACTTCTGTTGTTGAATTCATCTAATCTgctattgaatattttttttatgattttagagaattgtggaagtgtagtgagtcttattctgcgttgtgtagttttttttaagtcggagacactccaccattccgtcgttttAACATTTATTGgacacctttgttggaaacatgaaacacatacacaggtctctacttttctggcggagtgatacctcatcatcaaaagtccgatagaagagagaataaacaacattcattactacaaaaaaatattaatttaaattacgttaacaaaaacgttttatcacaaaaaaataatatacaaatccacatacctttgttggaaacatgaaaaacatacacaggtctctacttttctggtggagtgatacctcatcatcaaaagtccgatagaagagagaATGAACAACATTCATTCctacaaaaaaaattttttttaattacgttaacaaaaacgttttatcacaaaataataataatacacaaatccacatacctttgttggaaacatgaaacacatacacaggtctctacttttctggcggagtgatacctcatcatcaaaagtccgatagaagagagaataaataacattcattcatacaaaaaaataataatttaaattacgttaaaaacattttatcacaaaaaaaaataataatacacaaatccacataactttgttggaaacatgaaaaacatacacaggtctctacttttctggcagaGTGATACCttatcatcaaaagtccgatagaagagagaATGAACAACATTCAttcctacaaaaaaaaataatttaaattacgttaacaaaaacgttttatcacaaaataataataataataatacacaaatccacatacctttgttggaaacatgaaacacatacacaggtctctacttttctggcggagtgatacctcatcatcaaaagtccgatagaagagagaataaacaacattcattactacaaaaaaatattaatttaaattacgttaacaaaaacgttttatcacaaaaaaataatatacaaatccacatacctttgttggaaacatgaaaaagctacacaggtctctacttttctggcggagtgatacctcatcatcaaaagtccgatagaagagagaATGAACAACATTCAttcctacaaaaaaaaataacttaaattacgttaacaaaaacgttttatcacaaaataataataataatacacaaatccacatacctttgttggaaacatgaaacacatacacaggtctctacttttctggcggagtgatacctcatcatcaaaagtccgatagaagagagaATGAACAACATTCAttcctacaaaaaaaaataatttaaattacgttaacaaaaacgttttatcacaaaataataataataatacacaaatccacatacctttgttggaaacatgaaacatacacaggtctctacttttctggcggagtgatacctcatcatcaaaagtccgatagaagagagaATGAACAACATTCAttcctacaaaaaaaaataatttaaattacgttaacaaaaacgttttatcacaaaataataataataatacacaaatccacatacctttgttggaaacatgaaacacatacacaggtctctacttttctggcggagtgatacctcatcatcaaaagtccgatagaagagagaataaacaacattcattcctacaaaaaaataataatttaaattacgttaacaaaaacgttttatcacaaaaaaataatacacaaatccacatacctttgttggaaacatgaaaaacatacacaggtctctacttttctggcggagtgatacctcgtcatcaaaagtccgatagaagagagaataaacaacattcattcatacaaaaaaataataatttaaattacgttaacaaaaacgttttatcacaaaaaaataataataatccacatacctttgttggaaacatgaaaaacatacacaggtctctacttttctggcggagtgatacctcgtcatcaaaagtccgatagaagagagaataaacaacattcattcatacaaaaaaaataataatttaaattacgttaacaaaaaagttttatcacaaaaaaataataataatacacaaatccacatacctttgttggaaacatgaaaaacatacacatgtctctacttttctggcggagtgatacctgcgtcaATACCATgcgtaattatgaccaaacatttcaaacattcgacgctctaatccttacttaacaaaattgtgcataaaaaaatacttaaaacacacctacaacattaatgttttaacttttaaagtattatgaaagtttagaaatattttttacacaagaaacacagagcaatgaagacTTTTACCTCATcgtcaaaagtccgatagaagaggaaacaAAAATCCGAAAATACCGCAGAGTGACTTCCTGCAGCCGACATCCGGTTCCTCAAAATAAAactaatacttcaaaataaaacataacaccctgtctcgttcataatatagcgcaacatcGCACTATTACAGAAGTAATGAAACTGGTGTGTAGTTAGTCAACTGGTGTGTGTCTCCcttcttatgaattggtacaacttttgcaattttcattttgtcagggaatttgccaGTTAGAAATAATATGGTACTGATACATGTCAGAGGTTCTGAAATGTGttctataaccttttttatcgttaccgtctctattccatgacagtcggttgaggtcttcggtttacaattttttacaattttgattacttc harbors:
- the LOC133562044 gene encoding uncharacterized protein LOC133562044; the encoded protein is MADVRWRLLALIVVVTATKTQAIHQDQLTTIVRDVLDRLHVDRGVSGEKLPMFSLAVSVPPGPNGGYDVNAIPDPGDKIRKDLLSCRVYEDEHVLFATALNDKCPNWVENVPEEHAEYRVLSGFKAWAANRKKTGLMLFYVLASPDMSQQGILTLVEDIKAWPQHALVFSKVYQPPGKLPLEVSELTGALDNLGRHLGGLGNIFRCDTGEQCVSCSGGGGQVTPYCYQTGHGQGTQGMQGGRRRRSPQESLEVEPDVCGVDPLGHGCAEQPESAEGPTPTKLPTPTKGPGRKLKRGRGQKKKNKGGSTKRGRGQKKTKKRGGTKRGRGQKKTNKRGGTKRGRGQKKTNKRGKTRSSKGRRRG